From Coffea arabica cultivar ET-39 chromosome 9c, Coffea Arabica ET-39 HiFi, whole genome shotgun sequence, one genomic window encodes:
- the LOC140014396 gene encoding photosystem I reaction center subunit psaK, chloroplastic-like has product MASAVMTSLPQFNGLRPKTAAFSPVRSLVAVQPMKSKGQGAVGARCGYIGSPTNLIMVVSTTLMLFAGRFGLAPSANRKSTAGLKLEIRDSGLQTGDPAGFTLADTLACGSVGHIIGVGVVLGLKGIGAL; this is encoded by the exons ATGGCTTCAGCTGTAATGACTTCTCTTCCCCAATTCAATGGCCTCCGGCCCAAAACAGCAGCTTTTTCTCCCGTGCGAAGCCTG GTTGCTGTTCAGCCGATGAAAAGTAAAGGACAGGGAGCAGTAGGAGCTCGCTGTGGCTACATTGGCTCACCCACAAATTTG attATGGTGGTTTCCACAACCTTGATGCTCTTTGCTGGTAGATTTGGTTTGGCTCCATCAGCAAACAGGAAGTCCACTGCAGGACTAAAGCTTGAGATAAGGGACTCAGGGCTACAAACTGGTGATCCTGCTGGTTTCACCCTTGCAGATACCTTGGCCTGTGGGTCTGTTGGTCACATTATTGGGGTTGGAGTTGTACTTGGCCTCAAGGGCATTGGCGCTCTCTAA